The following DNA comes from Chelmon rostratus isolate fCheRos1 chromosome 3, fCheRos1.pri, whole genome shotgun sequence.
GATCTGAAGTTCACTTCAACCAGCCACTTCATGTAGGAACGAGTTAACTGGATCCTTGTTGCTTTGCTGTTTTAGATTCACTGTGACCTGTCTAAATGTCAGAGGGATGTGGAcagtggtgggggggtggaaCACTTTCCTTATTCTCAgatcccagtgttgacaggtgcGGTTCTGATGAGTGATCATGACGTGAGAATTTTAGGACCTAAAATGTTGTGACGAGCCAGAAAATGTTGAGAAACTGAGAATCACAGATTTAAGATTGACAAGcctaaactgtaaaaaaaaaaagaagaagaagaagaaagaagatgaagaatCTACGTGCCATCATGCTTATGTAAAAATCTCAGTGGGGTTTTGTTTACTAGCATTATTTTAGTTAGCACTGTTTAAAGGTTCCTGAATGATaatcttcaacaaaaactgatacAGGAAGTTTGATGAACATTTCCTGGACAAACGGCTGCAAACTTGGTGTTAGCTATGATCGGTTTCAGCAGTATGACAGaatcacatttaatttaacattaataCGAGAAATATAATTTTCAGTGAAGTAAAGCTAACAGAAGCTGAGGAGAGAAGGTTGAAGTTTTTCCCTCCATGTTGACGGCTGATGTGATATTCATGGCACAGAGCGATAAAAAGACATTATACAGATACTCTACTTAGGCTTTATATGCGAATCTGAAATACCAGCTAATGATTACTTACATTATTTATAAATCTACTGATTATTTGTTGCTTAAttggaaaatttaaaaaaacgcTGACAGcccaaaataaatgtattcaaCTCACAATTAAATTAAGCAAATCCTGAGACTGGAACCAGCAAAAGTTTGATTTCTTTACTGGAGAAATGAGCCCCTATTTCAAACAAAGTGTAGGATAGCCAACAAATAGCCTGTAAGACGCAGCACGTTTCCACTTTGTAAAAATGAAGGGAAATATGGGCTCAGccaacttttaaaatgtgaagataTAATTAAGATGCTATACTAACTAACCATACGCTAGTTTTTGTAAACCTTGGTTAACTAGCTGCCAGCAGAACACAGGGTAGGTAAGGCAGAGCCAGGTACAGCTTTTTGAAAAGGAAGGTGAAtatgtgctgctgaaaataaaacaggtgaGTTTGACATCGCACACAGCAGGTGATTTTCTACCGAGCAGCTGTAGGCTAATCAGGACAAATACCTGTTAGCTTTAAGAAGTGAAGGTAAGCTAATGCTAGCCTACTATGCAGGTAATGAGCAGGACATGTGCGGGTTTTCTGGAATGAAAGAGCCTATCACAGTGGAGctgtgtgatgatgaaacaacCGAACACAGCCACGAGACATTTCACACAACAAACAGGCTAGCGCCGTTGCAGTCCAAGTCTATAAACCGGACAGAACCGGACCGGACCGGATCCTACCGTTGGACCTGCGGACGATATTCTCCAAGAAAGTGTTCTGAGGGGCCACGAGACCCCGCCGTCCTCCCGCCATTCTGCCGTCCTCCTGCAGCGCGAGGCAGAGCTGCTTCCCGCCGCTCACATATCTGATGCTGCACGAGCCCCGCGCGCTGTAGTGTAGGAgcgcgctctctctctctctctctctctctctctctctctctctctctccctccctctctcaatctctctctctctctctccctctctctctctctccctctctccctctctctctccctctctatctctctctctctctccctctctctctctctctctctccctctctctctccccccaccccctctctctctctggcaggTGGTTGCAGCAGGAGCTTTGAGAGGAGCCACAGTGAGGCTGTCTGTGGTAGAGAGAGCTTAGAACATactgggagagaaagagagagagaggaagggagagaggcagaggatggTAAAGAGACACCTGCAGATGGTGAGAGAGAAATAACTGGTTCATACACATTACATCACTCAGGTGGTTGTAATTAAAGGCTCACTTCACCCAAATTTCTCAGACCGTCTTTGTATATTTCGCCGCCGGCAGCCTGGCTAACGTCCATCCACCAGCCCGTCTGAGGGTCGGCTCACCAAGACAACATTTCACCGAGAGTTGACTTCAGTCCTGCTGTGGATTCACTGGGGGggtgaaacacaacatttttccaGTTCAGGCAGCAAAGCAAGCAAAGCTAACGCAGGGAGGGTTTAGTTTCGTTAGCGGTTAGCTCACCACGAAGCCCTGCAGGTAGCAACGATTCGAGCTTCTAGAGCCATGAACACAGTCACATCCGGTTTCTTTAATCTGGACAAATACCAAAGTGACAAAGTTTGTGGTTTTCTAGACGTTATGCACCTGATCATTGACTTATTTACCTGAGGGATTTATCTGATCCAGTCTGAGCTCTCATTAACAGGCCAACACAGTACTCAGGTTCCTTTAAGTCAACCTAGTTTTAAGGAAATGAGGAACGTgagtatcttatcttatcttatcttatcttatcttgaagcagctcagtgtttgacagctgcagcttcactgtgtggCTGTTCATTAGTGCTGATCCCATTAATTATTAATCACACCAGTAAAGAACTAAACTGAGATGGCGAGGGCCTTCAGCTGGACGCCACATGGATTGTGGTGTTGTGTAAAACGGTGCAGAATCctcaatatatttatatgtattgAACTGACCATAGACTGAAGTGCAGTCCAGAATAAGGGGGCACTGTGCCCACAAAGACAGCATCAGAAGCACAGGGTTtgagctctctgcagcagagctgaataAAAACTTATTTGTGGTGCGTTTAGCAGATGAGCAGGAAAATAACATTTCTGCGAAACATCCACAGGGACTATTTTATCCTGAAGGTgtagaaacactgaaagaactTTATGGAACAAGATATTTGGCTTTTTCCACTCATTCCTTTGCAGACTGAAGGATTGATGCTGATGTCTCCTATATTGTATCTAATGATGTTTATCGagtgaattattttaaaatgcatccTCAAGCTTCAGCGTCCTGACATCTTGGTGCCAGAGCAACATCCTGCAtctcaacaacagcaaaacaaaggagCTGATGGTGGGCGACAGGAAGCGACATGGACGTCCATCAATGGGACTATGCTGAGAGAGTCAGCAGCTTCAGGTTCTTCAGGGTTCCTCAGGGTTCACATCAGCAACGATCTGACCTGGACTCACTAAAAAAGACATGTTGAGCAGTTTACACCACTCTCTGTAGAGCTTTACAGCGGAGGGTGGTGGAAACGGCTCGGAACATCACCAGGATGGCGCGTCCTTCCATGGAGGACCTCTACACCCAGTGCAGGAACCGGACCATGACCTCACCACAAactgctctgcctgctgctggatcCACAGCATGAGGTCCTGCACCACCGGACTCAGACACAGCTTCATCCTGCAGGACAAAGACTGAGGAACTCTAAAGCTCCTTAACTCATGACTGGCAGTTTAGTCACACTTTACACAACTGCTACGAGCTGTCGTTACCTGTCTACCTGTTACACATATTTACTACCACTGCTAccactactaccactactactactactactactaccactactactactacgactacaTGTGGTCTAAGCAGAGCCTGACAGTTTGACTGTCGTCAGGCATTGAAGCAGCTTGTTGTGCGGATTGTTGAGCGgtgtctccctctgctggtccTGCGGAGTCAGTGCAGGAATACTGACAGATAAACAAGGAGGAAAAGACCCAAATAACAGGCTGGATTGTTAATATTCGTCAGTTTTTGTACATATAGTGTAATATTGTGATCATATTTAATATGTGGTTAGTCTGGGCATGTTTTCATATGAAATGATGATGCTTGTAGTTTGATATATCTGTATTATGTCTGATTTCCAGATACTTTTTGACTtgattctgcttttatttattttaatgtaagtTTTACTGTTTAATCtcagttttaatttgatttgggatgtgttttatttttttttagtttattaatTGTGTCGGCGGAAGGATCTGCAGCTTCAGGCGCCGCAGCAGCTGGAGTCGCACTGCCGTCCGACGGTGCGTAAAAAGCCTTCCGCCGCGGTGGTTAGACCTCGCTCAGTCACTGCTTTAAAGCGGCAAAAATCTCCCTCACATGAATCCTTTACATATTTTAACCATGTAAAACGAAGAGGAGGCTCTTCTGTTGCTGTCGGCGATGCGTTAAAGCCGGCAGTGACGGTATATACGGCGGGGGAACGAAGAGAAGAGCGCGACAGCGACACGGACGGAGCCGCGGACAGCGAgcgaacagcagcagaaaaacctccagctcctgctgacattttatatcccGACACAGCGGCCAAAAAACGGTGCGATTGAGAGGTGAGATGCCGGGAATGATGGATAAAGGCTCGGAGTATTTAGGGAAAGGCCGCTCAAACGGCACCAAGAGTCCGTCCAACGCTTCTAACGGACATTTTTCTGACGAAAGCGGCAGCGACGACGAACACGGCGAGTATAGCCTCGAACAGCCTCCAGTCGCTCCGTATGTGCGCGTTTTGATCGTGAACCTTTGAATCTAACGTCtcctgtgtttgtggctgttttgcagATGTGGGGATGCGGGTCGGAGCCGATTATCAGGCGACCATCCCGGAGTTCGAGCCCGGTGAGATTTTCCTGGCTTCTACCTGAGTGACGGACGGTGGTAGCCTCGGTACATGAAGACTCCTCACAGCTTCAAACCGTGACCGTAGCGCTGCTGGACAGGCTCGGTCAGGCTTCCACTAGACTTCAAAACGAGTGTTTGGAGGTTTgaggctgcaggagaaacaTGAACCGAGGCTACCTCAACCCCTGACTGCTGCGCACGAATTAGTAGTTAATGAAGATTAATGGAGTTGGTTCGTTTGCATTGCTCTTCTTTATTATCACACGGATTAAAATACTCTCTGTGACACAGTGAGAGTGGACAGCTGtgagcaataataataagattatAACTTTTCAACAAGCAAGTAAATATTATCCAATATTTGACTTTCAGTACCGacacttttcttctttgtcatttcttttagattttttgtGAAAGTTTGCTCAGAGTCTGATACAAACTCTGACAGTTAAAACtggccagtgtttgtttttcaccacAAACTGGACTTTAACATGTCTGTAATAATAATCTGAATCCCTTTGATGCTTTGTGACCAGTACATTTGTCTTGTTTGCAACATTTTACAGTGAGAAAactgtttgaaatgtaaaaaccttccacagatttagttttttttctgatctaAATCTCAGTCAGAAAACAACCAATAAGAAAATGTAACAATGAGTTTTTGAAGGTTATACTTGTTGAGGACAGTCACTATCAGCTCTACAGCCTCTTTAATTAGGCACGATGACATCAGCAGGGTCGTTTTTCACACCTTCGGTCAGCTGAGTGGAGACAAGTTAACCGTCAAGCTGCTGGACGACGACAGTGAtgatatttgtgtttctggGATGTTTGTTCTCGTTCAGGTTCCACTAAATACTCAGATAAAGACAGCGGGGGGATGCTGGTTTGGTCTCCGTATCACACCATCGTTGACTCCAAATGTAagtccacttcctgtcctccacacacagctgcagtccTCTATCAGGTTCTCAGACCAGCTGATCTGTGCGCTCTTCCTCCACAGTGGATGAGTACATCGCCATCGCCAAAGAGAAACATGGATACAACGTGGAGCAGGTGGGTCCTCAGACTGAGTCCACATCCAGATTCTGCCCCCGTCCGCTAAAACCTCCTCCAGGGTGTGTTGATCTGAAACATCTGCTGGTGTTTCAGTTTGAACGGAGCCGCTTTAAACGTCGATCAGATGTCATTAGGCTGCTTTCACAGGACGTCGTGATGAATGAAACATGTTGCCGATTCTGCGTCACGTGTTTATTACAGCGCTAAACGTGTTCGTTAGACCACCTCCCAGCGTGACGTGTCTGCCTGAAACTTACAGTACTGCAGATTCCCAAAACactgtttcatgtttctgtgatgGTTAATCCACCAGCATGTGCCCGCTCTTTAATCAAAATGATATCTTTCATGCTAAAATATCGTTATTGTTGTCATCTATGaattttcacatttactgttttacaaaaaagcagaaaaaacagcaagaacCTCACTAGAGACAGGAGGGAGACCCCCGCTGACCCTCAGGCAGAGGTTAATGCTTCTAGATCAGAATCTGAGAAAGTCTCCAGACTGAACAGACGACTGAAGGAACGAGGCGTGAAGGGAAGAATAGCTGCTAAGAAGCCGTTATTGAGGCCTGCAAACAtccaaaaacaagaaaacaagaaaaatacaaacttttAGAAGAATCTGAgtaacacgtgtgtgtgtgtgtgtgtgtctgtgtgtgtgtgtgtgtttgcgtgtgtgtctgtatgtgtgtgtgtgtctctgtgtgtgtgtgtgtgtgtctctgcgtgtgtgtgtctctgtgtctgtgtgtgtgtgtgtgtgtgtgtctgtgtgtgtgtctccaggctCTCGGCATGCTCTtctggcacaaacacaacattgagAAGTCTCTGGCCGACCTGCCGAACTTCACGCCGTTTCCAGACGAGTGGACGGTGGAGGACAAGGTTCTGTTCGAACAGGCCTTCAGCTTCCACGGGAAGAGCTTCCATCGCATCCAGCAGATGGTAAACAGGCCGCCAGAGACCAGTCAGTCCGTCTGTGTGGACAGTGTCATCATGACACTGTAATCACAGAgaggaaagtaactgagtacatgtACTCACATGGATTCATTTCAATAACTGTTCAAACGATCGAGCAGGTCCAGCAAAGAACCAgaactttattttcttctttcctctcccatcaATCAATCTGGAGACCCCCTGGAGGGGCTCGATCCATAGGTTGGGAACCACAGCTGTATGTAAGGTAGATGAAATGGTAGCTGGACGCGTTTTCATCGAGCTTCTCTGAATCTGAACCGTCACTGACGCTTACACGGTGGAGCTGCCATGAAGGCATCATGTGGgttcagacagagagcaggggcTCGAACCGCCGACTGTTAAATGAACCGATCATAGTCAGTCATAGGAGAGGTTTACTGCACaacgagtacttttactgctgatgtTTGAGTACATGAAGCTCGTTGGTAGTAAATGTTGACTTTTATTGTGTCTCATTCAGTTACCGGACAAATCCATCTCCAGTCTGGTGAAGTACTACTACTCCTGGAAGAAGACTCGCTCCAGAACGAGTCTGATGGACCGGCAGGCTCGCAAACTGGCCAACAGGAGCAACCAGGACGACAGGTAGGACTCGCCGATCAGTGCAGACACCTGCCGGGGACCAGGACAGACTGTGAGGAGGTCTGAGAGCCTCACCTGCAGAGTCTCACCTCCACACTGACCGGGTTGTCATTCGTGCATGTGAACAGCAGATGGTGCTGAAGCTCTGCTGATGTGTCCCGGTGTTACTGTTCAGTTGGTGTTAGTTGGACTGAGGCTTCAGGTGAGAGgcacctgctgctctgctattGGTCAGATCTCAGCTGGGGCTCCATTTCACACTGAACACTCGAGGGTCTGTAGTTTTTTCATGCTGAAGGAGACGCTGAATGAAGTACTCTGAAAACGttctgcagtaaaagtacttgcTTTCTGCAGAGGCTGATGGTGGACACTgctgtcccacaatgcaatgcacaaaggaagtggaggagctgaTCTTAGCAGAAACAGCCCGTCGTCTCGTGTCTCCTAAAGTCGCAGTGTGACATCTGACAGAACATTTCTTCTGTCAGTCTAAATGTAGATGTGTCGTAGCTGAGGGCGATACAGTCTGACCGGGGGGACACAGCACAGACCCTCAAACTGTCCACCCACTCTTGTCCAAAGGTGTCAGCTTGTTCCAGAAGGGAGGAGTTCTGCAGACAGGACGCCTCGCGTGTCCTCGGGCTGTCCACTGCAGCAGGTCACATGGTTCTGTGTTGTCAGGAGCGACAGGTCTCAAAGCACAGACCTGACGGTGATGATGCAGGCAGGGACGGCGGTCTGCCGAGGACTGCAGGCTGGCAGGACGGACGCTGAACGGCGAGCTTTTACTGTCTGTGGGGAAATTTGATGTTTTCACGTCACACATGACACAGAAATGCAGTAAACATGAGACTCAGAGCTTACAGGAAAAGAACAGAACGAAAAGTCGACTCGATTCAGCTCAAATGTCCGGTGCAGCCCTGCAGACCAGAATCCTTCATCAtgtctgcttcttcttctgtggtttgaCAGCAGGTGTCTGTTTTGGGATCTcgacttgttgttgttgttgtgaaaaaaatgaattttttggCTTGTTGTTGCCATAGtgatgaggagatggaggaggccAATCCCATTGAAGCCAATGACAGCGACTACGACCCCAACAAGGAAACCAAGAAAGAGGTACGTGGACACACCTGGACCGTTTCTCTAACATGTTctcacaaacaggaaatacacGCTGTCGAATTaatcagaggaaaaaacaccaaacaacacCCTTTACAAAAATGTACGTATTAGACACGAAACCCAAAAGAAACGATGAATTAGCAAAGAAATGTCTCAAATACAGCCGTTTATTCCTACGACAGATGAATCCATAATCTTTCAGCTATTTCATCTACAAAATATGAGGATAAAGACTCGAAGCTGCTCGTGACTCTGAGCAGAAGTCAAACCTCCTTGATGAAGGTTCTGATGTTCGCGCTGTTTCACAGACGTGTCGGttcagaaatgtgttgctgttattttgtccaccccctGTATACCAACGATGGCTGAATAACAGAAGCACGGCAGCGCCACAGTTTACGTCCTCCACGACaatcacagtgtgtttgtcgGTAAACGGATCGGCTGCTCTGAAGTCAGCCGACTGACGGTCGACTGAGCAGTAAAGTGACCCGACGCTGCCGCTAGTGACGACCATCGACTTCAGTccacagaccaaactcttttcATGTAAAACCGGATCAGTACGGAGGCTCGGAGGGGACAAAGTTACAAAAAAACCTGAATACATCAGCAAACAACACTGGAAATGATTTGAATAATTATGAACTAATTGTAAATCGTACTAATcgatgtaaaataaaatgtgggaacatggaggaaaaggaagcGTTGTGTTAGGAAACCAAgaagtaaaataaaagtttgaaGTTTGAAGTAAGAGAAACTAATTTATTGTATGAACTGAAactttaaacagtttatttgttgatgttttgagATGTTTGACTTGTCTGATGATCCTCTGAATCTGCAGAACCAGGTGGAGCCGGTGGTACCGGGCGCAAAGGTGGCTTTGGGCCGGCGGGAGCACCAGACCCTGCAACACCGACACCACCAGCGCTCTCGCTGCCGCCCCCCCAAAGGCATGTACCTGACCCAGGAGGACGTGGTGGCTGTGTCCTGCAGCGCCTCCGCGGCCAACACCCTCCTCCGTCAGCTGGACATGGAGCTGGTGTCCCTCAAGAGACAGGTAGGGGGCTCTACAACCTCCTCCACCGTCAGGACTCACATCTCTGGAGGGATCCCGATCCGGTTTTtagcctgtgtttgtttgctctgtgtcctgcagctgctgaagatgTGCAGCTGTCAGACAGGCTGGAACTCATCACGAACTGTTCGCTGATGAAGcaggaaaaaactgaaacattaTAAAATGGTCCTGGTCCTCCTGCCAGACTGGTTCCTCACACTGAAGCATCGAAACAGAACAAACTGAACCAGGTTCAGCTTCAGTGTTAGCGCTGTTAGTTCTTCATCAGCACATGTTTGTTGAGACT
Coding sequences within:
- the rcor3 gene encoding REST corepressor 3, whose translation is MPGMMDKGSEYLGKGRSNGTKSPSNASNGHFSDESGSDDEHDVGMRVGADYQATIPEFEPGSTKYSDKDSGGMLVWSPYHTIVDSKLDEYIAIAKEKHGYNVEQALGMLFWHKHNIEKSLADLPNFTPFPDEWTVEDKVLFEQAFSFHGKSFHRIQQMLPDKSISSLVKYYYSWKKTRSRTSLMDRQARKLANRSNQDDSDEEMEEANPIEANDSDYDPNKETKKENQVEPVVPGAKVALGRREHQTLQHRHHQRSRCRPPKGMYLTQEDVVAVSCSASAANTLLRQLDMELVSLKRQVQNAKQMNSGLKHMLESGIEEFRLPECNQKVNARWTTDEQLLAVQGVRKYGKDFQAIADVIGNKTVGQVKNFFVNYRRRFNLDEVLQEWEAEQGTRAPNGDSATSGEEGKNSSTTPSGKSTDEEDEEGQVTSGASPAASSASSAPIPVTSSASSSLHQPPPLLRPSLPATPSLHRQPPPLQQQARFLQPRPTLQQPPPLIRPSNPLPPRLNPRPPMTLCGNPGGSGPSSAQQPPGLAVHQSETASSSSLH